The nucleotide window GGTGACCAGGGCGGTGGGCCGGGCCCCGGCCGGCAGCCCGGTCACCTGCTCCGTCCCGGTGATGGGCAGCTTCGACACGACGGCGTCCCCGTCGGGCTCGAAGGTGCCGCTGACCGGCCCGAAGCTGCTGTACGGGTAGCCCGGCAGGGACGCCAGCGCCGGGCGGGACTGGTCCGTCACCTCCTGCAGCAGCAGCACGTCGGGCTGCTCACGCTGGACCAGGGCGTACAGCCCGTCCAGCGGCGCGGTCTGGGTCAGGTTGTAGGTCGCCACCCGCAGGTCGTGCGCGGACTCCCCGCCCGGGAGCCGGTTGAGCAGGTAGGGCCCCTGCAGCACCGCGCACACCACGGCCGGGACGGCGACCGCGGCGACCGCCCGCCAGGAGCGCAGGACGACGGCGAGCACGAGCAGCGCGGGAGCGGGCAGCAGCCACCAGAAGGAGAACAGCGCGGCGGTGTAGGTGACCGCCGTCCGGTCGCGCAGGACGGCCACCGCCAGCAGCACCAGCGTCGCGACCAGGCCGTACGCCACGGCCAGCCCGAGGCTCCACCGCAGCCAGCGCGGCCGGGCGGGCGGGGTCAGGCGTCGCAGCACCCGTCCATGGTGCGGGGAGACGGGCGCCCGCCGGACCGATCCCCGGCTCCCGCGCAGTTGCCTTGGTCACCCCGGCGCCGTCGACAGGTCCGGTGGGTAAGGTGAGCCTTCCCAATCTCGTCAGGCCCGTCCGCCGTACCCCAGGAGCCGCACGTGGCACAGCGCACGGCTCCCCGGCCCCCGCAGGACGCACCGCCCCGGCGCGGCCTGCTGCGGGGCACCGGC belongs to Modestobacter sp. L9-4 and includes:
- a CDS encoding endonuclease/exonuclease/phosphatase family protein, producing MLRRLTPPARPRWLRWSLGLAVAYGLVATLVLLAVAVLRDRTAVTYTAALFSFWWLLPAPALLVLAVVLRSWRAVAAVAVPAVVCAVLQGPYLLNRLPGGESAHDLRVATYNLTQTAPLDGLYALVQREQPDVLLLQEVTDQSRPALASLPGYPYSSFGPVSGTFEPDGDAVVSKLPITGTEQVTGLPAGARPTALVTLDAGGRRLAVLSVHLASPCIGCLPEKESLNPAGSTSEAARLRVAEARRYGEIAAGLIAQGQPVLLGGDLNSAPLNQPLGELVDAGLVDVHRAVGTWPALTRGPGPGVARVDAVLVSGLEPVRSVEGAAGPSTHSPIVADLAWPGG